From a region of the Helianthus annuus cultivar XRQ/B chromosome 5, HanXRQr2.0-SUNRISE, whole genome shotgun sequence genome:
- the LOC110943054 gene encoding uncharacterized protein LOC110943054, with translation MSIQLADRSVKYPQGVIENLLVKVGEFVFPAEFVILYMEEDTEIPLLLGIPFLTTARAMMDVSNGKLTVKVGYKELKFEVGQHMEDDVVNYIKAIDSSLDYSLSRCKLGCESSHSGSNALQGGRELAKGY, from the exons ATGAGCATCCAACTTGCGGATAGGTCAGTAAAGTACCCTCAAGGTGTTATAGAGAATCTTTTAGTTAAGGTCGGAGAATTTGTTTTTCCTGCTGAATTTGTGATCCTTtacatggaagaagacaccgagaTCCCACTCTTACTAGGAATACCATTCCTTACCACCGCACGGGCCATGATGGATGTGAGTAATGGAAAGCTAACGGTGAAAGTTGGCTACAAGGAATTGAAATTCGAAGTGGGACAACACATGGAGGATGATGTAGTCAACTACATCAAGGCAATAGACTCGAGCTTGGACTACTCTCTCAGCCGGTGCAAATTGGGATGCGAGTCATCCCACTCGG GATCAAATGCACTCCAAGGGGGACGGGAACTAGCCAAAGGATATTGA